CGCTTGTAGGAGTTCGTCCACTGGTTGGTGACCGCGGTCAGCTCGCGGGCGTGGGCCAACACCCCGGCGGTGAACGCCTTGGCGACCTTCGACAGGTGGTACTCGTCGGACGGGTCGTAGAAGGCGTTGCGGTCGCCCTCGAACAGCGAAACGTGCAGGTGCATGCCGTTGCCCCACTCACCTTCCAACGGCTTGGGCATGAAGGTGGCGTAGACGCCCCGCTCCAACGCGGTCTCCTTGACCACGAGCCGGAACGTCATGATGTTGTCGGCCATGGTCAGCCCGTCGGCGTAGCGCAGATCGATCTCGTGCTGCGACGGGGCCACCTCATGGTGGCTGTACTCGACGCTGATCCCGACCTTCTCGAGCGTGTTGATCGTCTGACGGCGGAAGTCCTGCTGGATGTCCAGTGGCGTCATGTCGAAGTACGTGCCGCTGTCCAACGGCGTGGGGTCGTCCGCGGACGGGAACAGGAAGAACTCCATCTCCGGGTGCACGTAGAACGTGAAGCCGAGGTCGGCAGCGCGCTGCAGGTTGCGGCGCAGGACGTGGCGGGGATCGGCGGCGAACGGCTCCCCCTCGGGGGTGGCGACGTCGCAGAACATCCGCGCGACGCCCTGCGACTCCGGCCGCCACGGCAGCACCTGGAACGTGCTGGCGTCGGGCACCGCGAGCATGTCCGACTCTTGCACCCGGACGAAGCCGTCGATGGCTGACCCGTCGAACCCGATCCCTTCGGCGAACGCACCTTCCAGCTCCGCGGAGGTGATCGCGACGCTCTTCAAGAACCCCAGCACATCGGTGAACCACAGGCGGATCGACCGGATGTCGCGCTCCTCGACCGTGCGCAGCACGTACTCCTGTTGCTTCTCCACGTGTCCTCCCGCGGCTGCTGCCCATCCATGGTAGTTGCCACTACCGACGCGGTCGCCGCTGTCGGATATCGAGCGGATCCACCCGCCGGTCGACGCGCGTGAAGGGACGGACGGACGGTCCCAAGCAGGGCGGGTGCTGTTCCATCGGGTCACGGACAGCCGGACGAGTGTCTCACCGGCGTGGAACAGCGTGACATCCGGAGGTCGCCGTGCCACTACGGACCGCCCTCGCACAGCTCAACCCCGTGGTGGGAGACATCGACGGCAACGTCGGTCGCATCCTCGAGGCGTGGAGGGCCGCGGCCGACGACAGCGCGGACATCGTCGTGTTCCCCGAACTTGCTGTCACCGGGTATCCACCCGAGGATCTCCTGTTCAAACCAGAGTTCGTCGCGGCGAGCGAACGGGCCGTGCAACGGCTGGCGGCGGACGGGCCGCCGGGGACGGTGGCCGTGGTGGGTTACGTCCGCATCGAACCGGCAGAGGATGACACCAGCGATTGGGACGTCCGGGTCACCGCGCTCCGCGACCGACGCAACAGCGCCGCGGTGCTCGCCAACGGCGAGCTCGTCGGCGTGTACGACAAGGCCCGCCTGCCCAACTACGGCGTGTTCGACGAGGCCCGCTACTTCGTCGGCGACGATGATCCGCTGATCACCAACGTCGCCGGAGTCCCGGTCGGGATCACCATCTGCGAGGACCTGTGGATCCAGACCGGCCCGGTGGCCGACGCTGCCCGCCTCGGAGCCGCGGTGGTCGTGAACCTCAACGCGTCCCCCTACCAGCGGGGCAAACGTGCTGAGCGTGAACGCTGGGTCCGCCACCATGCGGTCCAGCACCGGGTCGCGATCGCCTACGTCAACTGCGTCGGCGGGCAGGACGAGCTGGTGTTCGACGGCGACTCCCTGGTGGCGGCGCCCGGCGGTGAGGTGGTGGCCCGCGGCCAGCAGTTCGACACGGATCTGGTGCTCGCGGACCTGGCCGTCCGAACGGAGCCTGTGGCGGGGATTGCCTCACTTCCCGGACACCGTGGCGTACGCGCCGAGCTCCCCCCACGCGATCCTGCACCTCGCCTCGACGACGTGGCCG
The sequence above is a segment of the Actinomycetota bacterium genome. Coding sequences within it:
- a CDS encoding glutamine synthetase family protein, coding for MEKQQEYVLRTVEERDIRSIRLWFTDVLGFLKSVAITSAELEGAFAEGIGFDGSAIDGFVRVQESDMLAVPDASTFQVLPWRPESQGVARMFCDVATPEGEPFAADPRHVLRRNLQRAADLGFTFYVHPEMEFFLFPSADDPTPLDSGTYFDMTPLDIQQDFRRQTINTLEKVGISVEYSHHEVAPSQHEIDLRYADGLTMADNIMTFRLVVKETALERGVYATFMPKPLEGEWGNGMHLHVSLFEGDRNAFYDPSDEYHLSKVAKAFTAGVLAHARELTAVTNQWTNSYKRLSQGLPGPFPSGEAPVHVSWGRNNRSALVRIPIYKPKKGASTRIEYRAPDPACNPYLAFSVILAAGLHGIEENYELPPEAEDNIYEMTDAERAAAGIEQLPADLGEALEAMQRSEFVAEALGEHVFDFFLRNKRAEWNAYSRHVTPYELQRYLPLL
- a CDS encoding NAD+ synthase codes for the protein MPLRTALAQLNPVVGDIDGNVGRILEAWRAAADDSADIVVFPELAVTGYPPEDLLFKPEFVAASERAVQRLAADGPPGTVAVVGYVRIEPAEDDTSDWDVRVTALRDRRNSAAVLANGELVGVYDKARLPNYGVFDEARYFVGDDDPLITNVAGVPVGITICEDLWIQTGPVADAARLGAAVVVNLNASPYQRGKRAERERWVRHHAVQHRVAIAYVNCVGGQDELVFDGDSLVAAPGGEVVARGQQFDTDLVLADLAVRTEPVAGIASLPGHRGVRAELPPRDPAPRLDDVAEVWHAVVLGTRDYCRKNGFRRVTLGLSGGIDSSLTAAVAADAVGAGNVLGVRMPSPYSSEESLSDAAELVKNLGIHETTIPIEPGMGTFDDMLGDLFEGTEPDQTEENIQARLRGMLLMAISNKFGHLVLATGNKSEASVGYATLYGDMVGGFMPLKDCNKQLVYALARYRNERGAVIPERVLTKAPSAELRADQTDEEALGPYEVLDPILHRYIEEDRGVEAIIDEGFDEQDVRRVIGMVDRAEWKRRQAPPGIKISQRAFGKDRRVPITNAWRS